The genomic DNA CGCGAGCGTCTCGCTCGTGACCACCTTCTGAATATCATCAGTGGGTTGTTAGACGTTAAAAATAACGTCTCTACAGGGTGATGCGCTGCGCTTGATACTATAGTTTTTTGTAGATCAAATATCAAAACAATAGGGGGCTTGGCGTTTTGCCTGAGCCCCCTGTTGATTTTCAGCTGAAGTGAAAGAATATTATACGCTTCATTGTCTTATTCTTTAATTAATCTTATCCCACCAATGGAAAGTGCATTACCCAAAACCCTAATAGTATTTTCCTGAGCTCGCAAAGCTCTTATTTCTGAATCAACTTTTTGAAGCTGAATAATAGACATTTCTTTAAATGAAGAAACATAAAGATCGGAACTTGTTCTTCCCGAACCTTTTAACCCAAGACCGGAAGTGTTATTTCCTTCAAAAACACCTTCAAATGACCAATATTGCTCATCATCAGTTAACACATCATTGGCTATATTCGGATAATTACTTGCCCAATAACCATCTTCTTCTGCTACCCCACCTAAAGCTACCAACATTTCTCGTGCTTGATCAGCAGTTGGTATTTGCCAATCAGTTCCCTCAAGCGCTACCATCATTGGCACAACGTCATTGTCATAATGATAAGCATGCCCATATTCTTCTACATAATTGTCTATTTCAGAAAGATTGTTTTCATCCTTATACACCTTCCCGCTATTGGTCGCCGTCTCCATCTTCAAATTCTCCGCCATCCAGATTTGCTCACCGATTTTCACGGTTTTGTAGATATGGTCATCGGTATATTCCCCAAAGGTACCGAGGGTCATGGTGCCAAATTTTCCAATCTCGATTTGGGCATCGGTGGTGCTTTCCTGCTCGGTAGCGTTGGCATCGGTGCTTTCCGCTACGGCACGCAAGGCAAATACTTCCAACATTTGGTCTTTGAACAAGTCGGTGATTTCCGCAGAAATATAGTGGTCGCCTTCCTTGGTCAAGGCAATTTCTTTTTCTTCTTCGCCGATGGTCACGAATAATTGAGGATCGTCCATCTCTGCATATTCTTTGCCCTCTTCCATCTCGAAGTGCAATTCGAATTGTACCACATCGCTTTCGGTGAACAAATCGGCTTGCTCATTATCAGCAGGATAAGTAGAACGGACGTAATCTTCGGTCACTTCCAAGTGCAGGCTTGGGGTGATTTTTTCTACGGGCTCTTCAATTGGTGGCTCTGGAATAGGATCTGGCTCGGTGGTTTCGCTGGAGCAGGCCACCATTAAAAGTGATGCCATGAGGAAGGCAAATAGTCGGTTGATTGAGATGATTTTCATCAATAAAAGTTTAAGTTTTAATAGTCATACTTACATCACATATCAAATCAAACCACCTTTCCCCGACACTATTATCATGCTTTTCAATATGATATAAATTGTATTCTGCATGAAGATAGTGAGGATAAATATAAATAAAGAAGTTTATCGCGGTAAAATTCCATCTATTTTACAGATCGCCCCTGCTGATGCTTGAGGAGGGTTGAATATTCTTTTTGATGAACAGGGCTTCCAAAAATAGGGTGGGTTATTGTCGGATTGTACTGCAAACCCTAATTATTGCGCGGTTTTGTATTGTCCACAGATGCCACAGATTTCCACGGATTTTGTTTATATAGAAATTTATATTTAACTGGCGCGAGCGTCTCGCTCGTGACCATGTTCTGAATATCATCAGTGGGTTGGTGTTTTGTTTATTGTCCACAGATGACACAGATTCCCACAGATTTTGTTTGTATGGATATTTATATTATGCC from Persicobacter psychrovividus includes the following:
- a CDS encoding FISUMP domain-containing protein, which translates into the protein MKIISINRLFAFLMASLLMVACSSETTEPDPIPEPPIEEPVEKITPSLHLEVTEDYVRSTYPADNEQADLFTESDVVQFELHFEMEEGKEYAEMDDPQLFVTIGEEEKEIALTKEGDHYISAEITDLFKDQMLEVFALRAVAESTDANATEQESTTDAQIEIGKFGTMTLGTFGEYTDDHIYKTVKIGEQIWMAENLKMETATNSGKVYKDENNLSEIDNYVEEYGHAYHYDNDVVPMMVALEGTDWQIPTADQAREMLVALGGVAEEDGYWASNYPNIANDVLTDDEQYWSFEGVFEGNNTSGLGLKGSGRTSSDLYVSSFKEMSIIQLQKVDSEIRALRAQENTIRVLGNALSIGGIRLIKE